The window CTTTGGATGCAGAGCGGCTAAGAAGCCTATCTAGATATCCAGAAAGTTGGCTTTGACTGCTTATTTTATATACATATAAGAGTATATGAAGCTTTCATTTTCCAGCGTCTATGCTGTTCGATTTGTTTAGCTTGTTCAGGGTGAAACTTGGGTTCGAGTAGAGGAGCAGTTATTTTATGCACATTTTATGAGCTTGCACCAGTCACTTTGAAGCACAATAGCAAAggtataaaacagaaaaaaaaaaaattcctgccgGGCCGCTACATAGCTATAATGAAGGAACAAGATCAACCACTTCAAACAAGTTAAGTGCTACCTTCTTTCAATTTTATTAGTAACTGCTGTGGTAACATTTCTGTATTGGGACGGAggagtgttatgatggtcccaaacttgctctcttagcggcaccgTTCGTACAGGAGACAAAGGGCACGGAGCACTTTTCACATcatatatttaatttattattttttgataGTATTTTGTACATTCTACAAGGCGTATGCTGATATTTTGATAATTACACATTGAAGAGCATATTAATTAACCTTATATACTCGTATTGCTGTTTGGTTTATTAAACACAGCACAGCTGGCTGTGTGGAAGCTAGGCAAGCATGGCAAGAGGGCGCCAGCTGAGATTTGCCCAACAGGGTTGATTCAGTCCTGGGTTTGCCCCATTGCATGTAGGGACTTGTAGTCTCCTTTTCTTAGTgaatgcaatggggaaatcagaactacaagtccctgcacgCGTGCATAACTGGCAGTATTATATAACTTGTATGTGCATTTTTGTGCGCTAAGTGCAAAAATGGGTGTACAAAATTACAGGATTAGTGGGTTTCTACCCATGACTCACCCAAGtatcttctctttcctctccccaaTCATGTACAAAATCCTCTGTGTTGCCCCCACCCTACCCCCTCCAATCTGGAATCTCCCGTCTCTTCCTTCACTTTCTACTGCACTTAGACATCATTCTATAAggtaagagatgataggctcagacCATAGCACCTAATGCATATGCGCATATCACTGCCAATTATTATCGCATACTTCTAGGCGCCCATTTAAAGAATTGCTCCAAAAGGGTTTCAGATAGAGGCCAACTAGAATTTGGGTTCAATTATCAGATTTGGCATCAAAACCAATCCAAAATACAGGTTTGAGTTTTGGCATACAATGCAGGCATTTTTAGCTACAACTGAAATTCTAcaaccatttctctccccccccccccccccaccgccagcAATGCCACTACCCCTACCAACCCCGAGCATCAGTAGGCCTACATTAACAAACCAAGCCTATGTTAACAAACTATGGTGGTCTAGTGGAggcaggagtagcctagtggttaaagcagctgcctcagcacgcAGAAGTTGAAAATTTAATTCCCACTGCatctccttgtaactctgggcaagccacttaacacttcattgccaaagggaaaaaataagtgcctgtctaaaatatgaaaaccacacagaaaaacgATATATCAAGTCCTATCCCCTTTGCCCGTTTCTTTGCCCATGGCTGCCACTGCCAAAACTTTTAAATGGCCGCCAAGATACCCTGTGGCAGCTTGACAAAATTGCTGTAGGAAGTCCCAGCAAGCATTGGCACCGGCATAAGCAAAAGCAGTTTCTAATCACTCTTGCTTATGTCAGTGTTAATCTCAATATGGCTGTGAAGCCTCCCATGGCAGTCTAACAAGGATGCCGTGGTAGTCTCAACAGCCGTTCTAAAGTAGAAGCAGTGGCAGCAGTGAGTGGtggagcaggcaggaaaaagTAGAGTTCTTTCCTGCCCCCTGAAGAGGCCTCTGGACTACCAGGGTTTGTTAAGGTACCCCTGGGGAGGACTTACCTATcctcgggggaagggggggtggagaTCGGGGGACAGCAGTGGTGGCCACCCAGGATCTGCTTTCCATTAGGGGAGGGTGCAAAACCACATCTTCCGCCGCAACTTTTCCGTTTCAGCTTTGCGGCCAAAACCACGCCACAGGTTTGGTTTCAGGAGGAACCAAAAACCACCAGTTTCAGTCAGCCTCTAGTTTCAAAACCAATCTAGCACTAAAAAGTACCTACCGtgccccccccaaacccaacaGCATAAGTATGTGTTTTAAGTAAGTAGTTTCAAAATATTAGTAAACCCTTTTAAAAATGTATCTACCATAACACTGTGTGAAAGGACTTGATATATTAATAAAACCAGTAGTATACACAAATCACTTAAATGCAACCCCATTTGGCTAAGGACCCTGTCTGCGCAACAGTGATGGCCGAGCCTTTCTTGCATTCTTCAACCTACTGAATATAAGGGATTACTACgggggatattctataaatgcCGAAACCTAGGAGCCGGTAGGTGTCCTACTAGTGcataagttaattgagaaatgccatttaaaatgatGAAAACTGGTAAAAAATAAagtgcctaccggcacctaaataaaaggcgccaGAATCGCGCCTACGTAGGCACTTTATAGCGCTTCACGCCACTATGGGAATTAGATGCCATACAGCGCCTAAGTAGGAGCAATTCATGGCATAgctaggaaaaccctggcctacttttccagcgcctatcttttaCAGGGTGACGGGTCAAaggcgaggacaaaggcgcgccgacaaccgaggggggtggggggtgtaaccccccacattatactgaaaacaggaaaaaattaagtttccagtataatgagggggggttacaaccccccacaacgccagcgcgatctctattaagtaaagtgtggggggggttccccaccaacacccccatcagagccctttaaaatacgtttttttcTTCGGCatgatgaagtcctgcgctcagttgtccgcgctcggttgtcgcctttgtcctcgcgcgctttagactatgaacccttTTGCAGAGACCCAGTTCTCTAGAGGGCGGTATTGTATGACCGACACATGATCAGcagcgccctatagagaatccgggccttagtttATACAATGCACACAATGTCAACAGTGTTCTAGATATACAAATAACTATGGGAAAAGAGGTGGTATAACTTCAGTGGAATCTTGTTGCCAgcctaactcccccttttactaagcaacgGTAGAAACTTCTGCTGCGGATTCGTAaaaaaggtgtgtggggggggggggataaatttgtccaagATCAATGTGGTCAGAAATACTAATTTATGTTCTGGTAATACAAATAAACAGcttccccctcaccccctctGAATCTCATGATACATCGAGATATGTTTTCACACTGTCTGccgttccaaaaaaaaaaaaaaagataaaatatatgAATTGCATCATATTACCTATATGCAAAACACATGAAAGATATAAAGTCAGCATTGCCTACAACTCCCCTTTGGTCAGATCTGAATGAGGTGCccagcactcttcaatctctctgaATAAGCAACCCAGCCGTTTCCCTGCTATTTACAGGGACTAATTTTAAAGGACAAAAATTGCATAGTTTGGTTGAAATGTCTTTAAGCAGTGCAgttctcccatcctcctccccaCGAAGGTTCATATCTGTAAACTCATATTGAAAAGCGGCAGTAGGGACAGAGATAAGCTGGATATGAACAACAACAAACATGACAGGTCCAGACCTTAGCAAACGTGACCAGGAAAAAcaaactgggggaaaaaaaaaaaaatcactctcaAAATACTACACTCAGAAGAATGAAATGACAGAAACCTTCCTGGGAGACAGGCAAGGAAACAAGGATATGCAACCATTTGACTGCTTATGCCTTCAAAAAAGGCAATGCCACCTTAACCAAGTCCCTTGTCAATAGTCCATTTCCACAACCTTCCTTTGGCCACCTAAGTTATCTGGTAGGGGTCTTTGACACATCTGGTTGATTTTAGATGCCAttaaagatggggggggggagagagggggtagCAGGCATGCAATATCATGGTGCTGCAATCAACTGGCAGACAGAAAGAGAAGGGGGCACTGTTACATCACTGACTGTCCAATCACCGGAGAGAAATTTTGAGACCGCCCGCGTGCACCTTGCTCCAAGTCCAATGACAGTTCTCCATCACGCCTCCTTCCTGCTAACACCTAAGCTGTCACCTTGCAAAGCGATCAATCAATTATTTCTTTAAAGAAGGatcatactaaaaaaaaaacagaaccgACTGTCAGAGCTCAATACATTTGTAACACATGACtggattaataataatttaaaaaaaagttttcaggaGCTCCCAGAACCAACAACTCATACGACTTTATAGGTAGAAGGCCTTAGGAAGTAAACTTTTAGACCACTTCTTACCTTGTTGGAGTAAGGGGGCTTGCTCAGGTTAATCCCGTCCTTCACCAGCTTATCCCTGATCATTATCTTCAGTTTCAGCTTGGGATAGGTCGCCAGATCCCTGTCCACGGAGTGGCCCTTGGGGCCAGCCTGCAACCCCTGCTGGGCCCCGGGATCCTCCCACCAGGCTCGGGCCCGGCGCCGGGGGTAAATCCCCAGGGAGGGCGCCCCTCGCGGCTCCAGGGTGAAGTACAGGCCGCCGTCGCCCTTGCTCGCCTCGTCCTTCAGCCGGCGCACAGCGGCGTGGATCCGGCGCCGGTGCTGGGGGAGCAGCACCCCTATGGCGTCTAAATCCGGGTCCCCGATTTGCTTGCAGACTTCCAGGTCATCGTAGCCGTTGTCCACGAAAGACTCCGCGTACTGCAAGAGCCGCAGGGCTTTGAGCCACTCGCAGACGACGTTGGTGCACATGgttgacccccccccaaaaaaaaccggaTAGATCCCCAAATCGAATCGCCGTTCAACGCCAGGACCGGGGGAAAAACCAATCCACGCAggcaaaaaaaaatgaaattcccAAAGCGAACCAGAAGACGAAcaaatctctcttcttccccttccCACAGGTAATCCAAACTGTTAACCAACGAGTAGACGGGGCTCTAATACCTGATGCTTTTTTTTTGGCGGGGGGAGGAATAAGCTTTGCAAAAAGAAATCTCTCCGTCCCTTCACTTCAGAAATAATACACCGACTGAAGTGATCTTCATTTTTGGCTAGTTTTCTTCAGTttcactgactttttttttttaatgcaaaccATACACTAAAAATGCACCTTTGCTAGCTCGTTGCAGAAACAGCAGCCTGTGCACGGTGCGGTTCACTGTTCATGttttcctgtctttttttttttttttttgggggggggggatccgaCTTTTGTTCAGCGCTACGTTTCCACTGTGCAGAGCCTaatactttttttccccccctttcagATCCCCAAAACGCCACCACAACacttctttccccacttccttccagttaCTTCACCAGCCTCCGCCTTCATGTCTCGGACGCCAGATAACCCGCCGCCCTCCGTCAAAGCAATCAGTGCGATCGGCTCTCCCACCGCTTCTTGAGCGTCTAATGCCAGTTTCCTTCTCCACACCTcgcagggaaaagaaaaaaaaaagaaatgccagCGCTTCCCAATCCACGCCCTTTCTTTTTATAGCCTCCTCTTGCAACCTACAAAATAATCTGGGGGGGAAAAAATCGACTTTTCTCCAAGGAACACGGGCAACTCCTGTTCCACGGCGACAGATTTCTAACAACTTTTTGACGTTTAGGGCTGTAAGGTAATTACTGTCATTGCAGCCCCCTTGGGCAGTTTATAAGCGGCTTGTGCTGACATCTGATTGCaggctaggggggggggggatgatctcttttattattatttgtattagGCTCTTTCTTTTGTCTCAGGTTTTGCCTTGATGAGGGATGTCAGCCGTGCACTGCTTCCTTTCTCCAGTTTTTGGGTGATCCTGCACCTTGCCCTTCCCTCTAGTTGGCTTCTATGCCTGCAATACTCGGtcccaggcaaaaaaaaaaaaagggggagatttTAAGGATGTCTCTGTCCGGGAAACGAAATAACAGAACGCATTCAGCAGCCGCTCTTAATGAAAAGTGGCCCCGTTCTCTTGCTCGGTGCAATGAaacaggagagagggaaaaacaaacgcttaactcctttttttttttttatcgcttgCAGATTACAGATCCTCCTGTTGCTCTGGAGCTGCTCCTATCATTGATAGGAGAGCGTGCACACAGTCTCGGAGCGCCCCCTAGAGCCACCAGCGCGCAAGTTATCTGTGCGAAGTAAGGCGCCGGGCAGGTTTGGTCACGTGGCCGCAACttcgctgctcccccccccccccctcccggggtACAAAAATAATCTATTTAGTACAGCAAGTttaggcttctcctcctgctcccttTCCATCTTCATCTGGCTTGTCCTTCCCCTCCTTTCCTTTCtcactttatatatagtcaatataggcacagagttaaattttttaacattttctaatggtggtgtgcctcgtgatttttttcatgaaacaagtgtgcctttgcccaaaaaaggttgaaaaacactgctttatggAATATAAGCAGGagccagatttagatgaaaagaggccctaggctattccacttatgagaccctttcacctcccatttttaagtttgtaaattacatgagagataataaaaaacatcattactgtgatatatatcaatatgttaaatgaaacatataacctttataaaaaatgtgacacggatcttgaggccctagcctgaagcctagttagcctataggaaaatccggccctgcatatgagtcaacatttcaaaatgtaattctcttgaataggaatcaaataaacacaaagaaagtattttataatgctgccaccgccaacaacaccgttggcggcggtggcactcaagtggctaaagagccgcagtttgccggcctagggacaacactggagggtagCCAGCTGGTGCAACGATAAAGTGCCGATATGTGAGTGAGAAAGGAAAGGAGGGGAAGGACAAGCCAGATGAAGATGGAaagggagcaggaggagaagcctaaACTTGCTGTACTAAATAGATTATTTTTGTaccccgggagggggggggggggggggggagcagcgaaGTTGCGGCCACGTGACCAAACCTGCCCGGCGCCTTACTTCGCACAGATAACTTGCGCGCTGGTGGCTCTAGGGGGCGCTCCGAGACTGTGTGCACGCTCTCCTATCAATGATAGGAGCAGCTCCAGAGCAACAGGAG is drawn from Geotrypetes seraphini chromosome 3, aGeoSer1.1, whole genome shotgun sequence and contains these coding sequences:
- the SAMD5 gene encoding sterile alpha motif domain-containing protein 5; this encodes MCTNVVCEWLKALRLLQYAESFVDNGYDDLEVCKQIGDPDLDAIGVLLPQHRRRIHAAVRRLKDEASKGDGGLYFTLEPRGAPSLGIYPRRRARAWWEDPGAQQGLQAGPKGHSVDRDLATYPKLKLKIMIRDKLVKDGINLSKPPYSNKDFQLTFPPKFKLVDCLVPSQVSELTISKVTLQTSEPIHRIVQAQRLFCIDVCVFVCIDEIVCLPLIEDLTQGKVLKRVMQQSI